The Mangrovivirga cuniculi genomic sequence CTACCGGTACGGTAACCCAGGTTTTATCTTTATTTTGCTTCCAGGTGTAGTATGGTTTTCCATTTAACTTATGAAGATCCGTTCGTGTCACTTTCATGTCATTTTTTGATCCCTTCAAAAAGAAATCAACATCGTAAACATCGCCGCTTTCAGTAGCCAGGTCTACACAGGCAAAAAATTCATTTGGGCCAAGAACAGAGAGGTATTCTGTATGAACGCGAACCAATTTTAAATTGAAATCGGTTGTGTCATTGCTAAATTTAAAGAAGCCATTGCCTTCTTTGGTTTTAGCCATGATATTCTCTCGGATACCTCGTTCGACATCTTGGACAGATACTTTTTCAGTCTTTGATTCTTCCTCCTTTTCTTCTTTGTCCTTGTCATTAGAATCATTTTGTTTCTGATAATTACAGGAGGTTATCAGGAAAAATGAAAAGCAAAAGAAAGTAAAAAGCTGTGCAATGCGCATAATTTGGATTCGGATTTAATACAACATAAAGATAATGAAAGGAGAGGGGAATGTGAATATTTATTAGGTGTTTAAGAGGGAGAAAATGCCGGAGGTTGGGTATTGATACTTTTACTTTAAAGTAATTAATTAATAGAAAAAAAATCAAATGGGTGATGTTATTGTTAATTTAAGACTTAGTTCAAATGATGATCAATTTGCTAAAGTCCAAACTACATTATTAAAAAAACATCTTGTTCATAATCAAAATATAGAAAAGGTTGATCAAGAATTTGAGGAATTGAAGGAATATGAAAGTGGTGGAAGTTGGTTAGAAATTTTAAATGTATCAGTTATTAATTCAGGTGTAATTATTGCCTTAATAAGAATGATTCACGCTTGGCTTGCAAATAAGAAAGAAGCAATTAAAAATTCCAATAAAGAATTGTCAATTATTATAACTGTACCTAACGGTAAAAAGATTGAGATTCATTCTAACAATATGGAGGATTTAAATAAATTAACTGAAGAAATTCAGCGAATTTTAAATGACAGTAAGGATGGGAAAGTTGAAACAAAATGAGACCTATTGTTTTTTGGTGGGTGTTGAAAAATATAATGAATCCTGCTTCCCTAATTTACCTGCAGCAGCAAGTAATGTGTTTGATTTAAGAAAAATATTGATTAAACATGGGTTCAGCCCGGATAAGATTGATATAGAAATTAACCCTTATAATAAGGATGATCTAAGAATTAAATTAACTAAAATATTAGAATCAAAGAACACAAAAAATTTGCTGTTTTATTTTTCAGGTCATGGTGCTTGTGATTCTTATGAAAATTTTGCTCTTGTACTATCAAATACTCTATACACAGATGATGAGTTTAAGCATACAGGTTTGCTAGTGCCCTTTCTGAATGACTTATTTGGTAGGCGATTAAAAGATTTAAATCTTATTTTTATTCTTGATTGTTGTTTTAGTGATAGGGTGGTCGAAGATTTAACTATGCATAATCAATATGTTATAGTTTCCTCAGCATCTGATTCCAAATCGATATATCCTGTTGGTGAAGAGAATTCTATTTTTACGAGAGAGTTTTTAAATGTTTTGGAAAATGGAATTCCTGGTGGTGAAAAATATTTGACATTAGATGATATTTATGATTTTATAGACCAAAAATTAAATTCACAGCAGCCAAGAAGGCAGCGAAGAGGAGAAATAGGTAATAAGGAATTTATTAGAAATATAGCCTTCAACGCTAATAAAAAGAGCAAACAAACAATAGCTGATGAAGATAATTTAAATTTTATTTTTGAGGAATTAATTAAAGTGAATCCAAACTATACAGGCTTTAGGTCTTTTTCCGAGAGAAAAATTAAAATTTTAGAATCGTTTCCCTTCTTTATAAGCTATCATTTAAAAAATCTTTTACCAAAATCTGATATTATAAAAGGTCATTATTTAAAACATTTTTATTTAATAATTAAAGAATTATTATGCTTTTCTTTTCTCTCTCAATATTTACAGGTGAAGAATATAAAGAGTACTGGTCTTATTAATCAAATTCTTGATTCACAGAATAGAGACTATGTGAAAATAATAGATATAATAACAAATTATTTAAATAGGGTTCCTAATGAATTGGTTTTTAATGAATCAAATAGATGGTCAGATAGTTTGAGGAAATTATTTATTAAAATGGATTCTTTATTGGAAGAAAATGATTTGGAGGAACAAAAATTTTATGATCTATTAATTAATTTAATTGGATACTTATCATTTTTAACTGAATATTCATATATCTCTGTAAGGCTAATAGATGTGATTTATCGAAAATATGAATCTCAACCTTATTATTATCATGAAGGTAGTCTGCTGCATGGTGAAAGACTCGAGCCCTACAGGGAGTCTATAAAAAACATTCGGTTGATATGGGAAAAACCTAGAAATAGTAATTCTATATTATTATTTAAAAACAAGGAATTCGGAACTGATAAGTATATAAATTTATGGCCCTTTTTTGTTGATTGCCAAGCTTTTGCTGTTAGAGATGGAGCCATTAGTAATCCTGACCCACGGATTTTTGTAAAAAAAGAAAATGGCTCATATTGGTATAAATCTTTAAATTTTGCCACCGATTCAAATCTTAAGGCATTTAAAGAGCTTGATTCCTTTTCTTCATTTAATAACCGCGAAAAATTATTTGAGATGTTTGAAAAAAATTTATTATGAAATGGCCATTAAAATATTTAGAACCATACCAAAAACATGATCAATCAATATTCTTTGGTAGAAATGAAGAAATTGAAAAATTATTTAAGTTAATTTCTGTACATAGAATAGCGATATTATATGGTAAGTCTGGTACTGGCAAGACAAGTTTGGTGAAATGTGGTCTTGCAGGAAAGTATAGTGAATTAGATTTTTTGGATATTTATATTAGAAGGGAGAATGATATAAATATTTCATTGAAGAAAAATATAAGGGAAAAGGGTTCAGATTTAATTCGTAGAGGAACTTCAATTGTTGAATCGTTAGATATACTTTATCATTCCACCTACCAAACCCTATTTTTGATATTTGATCAATTTGAAGAAATATTTATTTCAGGGACAGATAATGAAATATCTCAATTTAAAAATGATCTTCAAAAAATTATCACTCAATGTTCATATGTCAAGATCATACTTATTCTAAGAGAAGAATATTTAGGTAGGTTAAATTTTTTTGAAGATGATATTCCTGATATTGGTAATGGTGGCCTAAGGATGCGTTTGGAGAAAATGGGTAAACAAAAAATAGAAAATGTAATACGTGAAATTATTTCTGAAACAATATTTAAAAGTCAAATATCTAGAGAAAATATAGATACTATTTTTGATGAACTTTCGGATAATCATGGTGAAGTAGATCTTCCATATTTGCAGATATATTTGAAAAAATTATTCGATGAAGTTGAAAGAAAAAATCTTGAAACAATTGACATTAATAAAATAGTTACCAGTACAAATCTTGAGGATATATTAGATCAATTTCTTGAAGAACAATTATTAAAAGCTGGTAGAGAGTTTGGTGACGAACATTATTTATGGGAATTGTTAAAACGGAATTTTATAACGGAAGAAGGAACCAAATGTGTTTACTACCCAAATAACACTAGTAAATTATGAGGGATAAGAAATTATATTTAGCTCTGGAATTATTAAAAAAATATCAAATCATTAATTCTAATGGAGATGGTTTTGAGCTTACCCATGATATATTAGCTGAGAAAATTGTTTCTAGAATATCTGAGGAAGAACATAAAATTATTTTAGCTGAAAATAAAATAAGAAGAAGATTTAAGGAGTATCTAAAATCAAAAGAGTCTAGAAGGTTTTTAATTGAGTCAGGGGATCTAAGTCTGATACCAGAAAATTTGGGAATTTTAGATTTAACTGATGAAGAAATAAAATTTACGATTAAATCAAGAAAAAGGCATATTAGGAAAAAAAGAACTTTATATACTTTTGTAGTGATGACAATTGTCTTACTAGTGGGATTAATAGCTGATAAGTTTTATACAATTGAAATCAAAGAATTAAATGAAAGTTTACGTATAAAAAACGAAATACTTGAAGCTACTAATAAGGATTTAAAAACTACAAAAGTTAAATTAAATTCCACTAATTACAAATTGAATGAAACTATAGAAACTTTGTCTAAAGAGAAACAAAAAAATGATAATTTACTCAAAGAAGCAAATATTCTTAATAATAGACTTCGCCTAAAGCAAAAAGCAGTTGAAGATTTTATTAAAGGAGAATATTTTTCTTCATCATATTATTCTAATAGTTTATTCAATTTATTCTATATGGATTTATTGCCAAATGAACCTTATAACAGTAAAAAAGAAAAGCAAGAAAATTTAAAAACAACTGGTAAAACTAATGGAAATAGATTGATAAAAAATGATAATGTTATGATTTTTTTGTTAGATACTACTGCGAATTTTACTAAAGCTATGGAATTATATAAATCATCTATTAACACTTCTCCAAATTTTGGTTTATCCTATGCAGGTCTTTTTGACTTATTATTCAATAAACAAGATTTCGCTCAAATACTTCGATACTATGATAAGGCTTTAAAGAATGATGAAAAAAATCTATATCTATACAAAGAAATTATTGACAAGATAGGTGGTACTAGTGATGAAGAACAGGAATTTACTTATGAATTACTTAATCTTATTGATAGTAATCTTAGAGATTTCAGTAAAATAGATGAATCTTCAGTAACTACTTTATATGTTGATTTTATGTTATTATTAAATGAAAATTGGTCAGAATTTTCTATTCATAGAATTAGATCAAAACTTGATAATTTTCTTGATTATTATGATGAAAGCTCGGGGAAATATATTTCAATAATTGCATACTTAAATTTATTATATTTATCTGAATTTAAAGATAGATATTATAAAGATATTTTTGATAATGTAGTAAATAGAATTAGTAATCCTCGTGAACTTAGTCAACTATATATAATCGCAGGTGATATTGTTTATGATTCTTCATTATATTATTACAAAAAAGCTTTATTAGTTGATTCTAATTCTTATCTACCTTTTTACAAAATCGGTTTATTTTTTTATAATAATGAAAGTTACAGGGAAGCTATTAAATATTTAAAAAAGGCAATCGATAAAGGAGTCTATGAACCATATTATTATTTATCCGAATGTTATAGAGAAATAGACAATCATAAAGAAGTTATTATGGTTTTAAATAGTGCGTACAATTCAAAATTAATTTCTAAATCGGAATTGCTTTTTGAGTTAAATTTCAATTATCTCTATTACATAAATCTTCAAAATTTATCTGCTGCTTTGTTGTATTTAAATAAATATTTAGAAATTTACCCAACGGATTTAAATTACCATATGTTTAGGGGATTAATTTATGAAAGTCTTGGAAATACAGAACTAGCTTTAAAAGATTATAAATATTATTTAAAAAATATTAATTGTAATAGCACTATAAATATTAACGAAGATTCTTTAAACATCCGCTATTCTGATAATATTTTTACTAAAATAGAAGAATGTATTTTAAAATCAGATCTATCTGAATATGATCAAGGAAATAGGCTTAATGAAATAGCCTGGTATTTAGCGCTTTTTGACCTAAATCTAGATGCAGCATTAGACTTTTCAATTACATCTTTAAATATTGATTCAACTAATTCGGATTTTTGGGATACTTCAGCTGAGATATATTTTAAAAGAAAAAATTTCCTGAAGGCACAATATTCTAATAACATGGCAAGGAAAAACTTAACGGATGAGTATGATTATTTGAAGGATAATATTGATGAACGTTCAAAAATTTTAGATGAGACATTTTTATTAATTGAGAATTATAATTTAGAGAAATAAAAATAGAGTACTTGAGATTTCTAGTTATAATAATCTTTTCTAAGATTAAAATTCTTAATGAAAAACACCCTTTCAAGTAAATTCTTACAGATTTATTTATTCTTTAAGATTGATTTCACTAAATATTTATTTTAAACCTTAATTGGTTTATATGAAATTTTTTAATGAGAATTAATATATTGTTTTTTCTAAAAGTTTATTTAAGGTTAAGAATTATCATTTTCCCACATAATAAAATGTATGTCTTAAATTTGTCGATCATCAAATTATTATGGGCTTTTTTTAATATAGAATAAATAATTGGGAGTTATTTAATACCATTTACTACATGAAAAAATACCTTATTTCTCTTAATATAATATTTATTCTTCTTTTACTGATATCCTGCTTCAAAAGTGATAGAATAATTTATCTAAAAACCGAAAAGGTAAACGGTCTCACAACCGAATCCAGGGTGCTTGTAAAAGATTTTCAGATTGGAAAGGTTGATGATATTGGTATTAACAACCAGGGAGAGATAATTATAAAGTTAGATCTGGATGAAGTACCTAAATTGGCTGCTGACTCAAAGTTCAAAGTTGAAAATACATACCTATTTGGTACTAAAGTTATTGCTGTTACTCTTGGTAAGGGAAATGAATATATAAATTCCGGAGATACGATCAATTTGATCAAAAAAGAGAAAGAAAATTCCTACCAATTAGATTCTTTACTGGATAAGAGCAAAGATTATATTAAAAATCTGTTTGAGGAGTGATTAACGGCACTATTTTTATTAAACGGTCAGTCAATTACACATTTATTAAAAGCAATCAATAACACTTTTGCAAAAATCTAAATATTTGGATAAGTAAAATATAAGTTATTGAGCTATTAAAAATTGTTCAATATCAAGGGTATTTAATAGCATATATATTAAGTACTTTATACTTTTTGGATGCTTTTTCCTGGAAATTTGCGGGGAAAATCTTTTGCTATTAATTTCATTGATATAATGAATGATAAATGAAACCATTTCTGATTTTACAATTACGTGTTATTGATGAGGCTGCTGATCAGGAGTTTGAAGCTATTTTGAAATATGGGGGATTGGAAAGAAATGAAGTCGTACGGATCAGAATGGAAAAAGAATCTTTCAATGATCTCAATGCATGTGATTTTGCTGGAATCATCGTAGGGGGAGGTCCCAGTAACGTCAGTGATGAAGCCGATAAAAAACCAGATTTTCAAAAGCGATTTGAAAATGAATTAGAAAAGCTTTACGCTACAATTATCGAAAATGATTTGCCATTTTTCGGGACTTGCTATGGATTAGGATCAATGGTTAAATATGCTGGAGGGAAAGTTTCAAAAGAAAAATATTCAGAGCCAGTAGGTTATACAAAAATCTATTTAAATGATGAAGGGAGGGGAGATCCACTTTTTACCGGACTGCCTGATTCATTTATTGGCTTTTGTGGTCACAAAGAAGCGTGTCAGACTATTCCAGCGGGAGCCGTTTTATTAGGAAGTTCTGACAGTTCTCCGGTGCAAATAATTCGGATGAAGCAAAATATCTATGCTTTACAGTTTCACTGTGAACTCGATGGTCCTGGTATGGCTAAAAGGATTGTTTATTATAAAAATCACGGGTATTTTGATCCTGAAGAATCTAAACAAATGATCACGAAATATCAGAAAGTAAAAACTGAAATACCTCACAAGATCCTGAAAAGATTTGTTGAAAGATACTGTAACTTATAAATGAGATTATATACCATTTTTATTATCAATACGGAATAATTAAGGTAAATAAAACGACTTTAAAAGAAGGAGTTCATTGCATAGTACTTTATTTTCATATTATTCAATAATTGGTTTACATATAAGATTCAAACTCTAATTTTTATAATGAAATTAGATAGAATTATAAAACTAAATATTAGTTAATTATTTATTTGTGTTAAAGGTAGTTTGTGAGTACCGAGTATCCATTTCACATTATCATCTTCAATTTCGAATTGAGGTAGAAATGGTATTTTTGGAAAAAAATATGCATCTGAATAACCTAAAAATCTGCCATTTTTAATTTTTATCAATTCGCAAACTAATCCTTGTAACATGACATAATATTTATTTTCTTTTTCAAAAAAATCCAGATATAACTCCGTAGGGAAGGGTTCTTTGATTTTATATCTTCCGATTATGGATATCTCTTTGTTTTCGATAACCTCATTAACCTGCATTTTATTTAATAAAATTTGCGGATCAAGTTCATCTAAAATACCAAGTGATTCTGCGATAAGGTTGGTTAAGCCATTTGGTGAAAAACTCATACCATGATTTGTAAGCACTACTAAATCAATATTATATTCAGGGAATTTCCAATAATGTGTACCGGAAATACCTTCATGTCCAACAGCATAACCTCCCGGATACTCAATGATTATCATTCCAAGTCCCATATCGATCTTTCTTCCGTTAGCAAGTTCAATTTTTTTCCATAATAGTTCTTTAGATGATTTATCAATAATCAGGTTTTCATTAAGTGCGTGATTCCAGTTGATCATATCATCGAGTGTTACAAATAAGCTTCCGCCACCGCCAAAAGCTTTTTGATTCAATTTAAGGACAGATTCACGGTTTTGATCTTTACCTAATTCCCAATTAGCATAGGTATATCCGGTAACCTGCTCAGGTCTTGATTCAGATGGATCATATATATAAGCAGACATTTTAGCTGGTTGAAAAATATATTCCTCCATTAATAGATCAAATGGTCTATCTGCAGCTTCTGAAGCCACAGCTGATAAGACGAGCATACCAATGTCACTGTAGAAATAATTTTCTCCTGCAGGATATTCAATATTAATTTTATTCATGATCGCTTCAAATTCAGCTAAAGTGGGAGCTTCAGGTACATATGAGAATAACTGGTTTAAGAATGTTTCTGGATTGTTTGGTTGGTGGATATCTTTTATTCCGCTAGTGTGACTCATTAGGTGTTTGATCTTAATATCATTCCATTTTTCCGGAAGATCAGGAATATATTTTATAACCAGGTCTTCATTAGAGATCACACCTTCTTCTTCAAGTGCTAAAATAAGGACAGACGTTAAGTGTTTACTGACGGAGGAGAGCCAGAATTCAGATTCTTCTGTTATTGGAACCTTTTTAGACACATTGCCATATCCATAAAAAGATCTTTTAACCACTTTTCCATTTTTGATAATAGCCAGAGCAAGACCAGGAGTATGACTCAATTCCATGTATTCAATAACTTTTTTATCAATATCATCAGAAAGCGATTGATTCCAGTTTATTAAATCAGGTTGAGACTCAGTATGCTGAGAATATACTTGATGATTTGTGAAAATTAAGGAAATGCAAAATGCAGCAATTAAGAACGGGTTTATCCTGATTTTGGTCATTATAAAAGGGTGTAGTAGTTAATATAGAGATTAAATGTCTTTAAGTCAAAAATTAGTAGTTGGTTAACAAGGAGAAAGGTTTTATAAACATTCTTTCTTTATGAAGGATTACTTATATATTAGTAGAGTTACATAAGAATACCAGAGTTGTATTAGAAAAATAAACCGATGATAAAAATTGTAGCCTTTGCCGGAAGTAATAGTTCAACTTCAATCAACATGCAGCTTGTGAATTATGTTTTAAGCCAATTGGATGATGATCTGTTTGAGACTACACGATTGAATTTGAATAATTTCGAAATGCCAATATATTCCATAGACAGGGAAAAGGAGAGTGGCATACCCGAAAAAGCGCATAAATTCAGAGGTCAATTCGAGGGTGCAGGTGCAATTATCTGTTCGATGGCTGAGCATAACCGGAGTTATACAGTGGGATTCAAAAATATCCTTGACTGGTCATCACGAGTGGACCTGAATATTTTTGGAGGAAATAAAATGCTTTTAATGAGTGCTTCCCCGGGTGGATATGGCGGAGGTAATGTAATGAAAGCAGCCAGTGGATTCTTTCCCAAATGTGGTGCGGAGGTAGTCGATACTTTTTCCTTACCTAAATTCTATGATAATTTTAAGGATGGTGAAATTGTTGATCAAGAATTAAATTATGAATTAAAAAGTAAAGTCGAAGCATTTAAAAATACCTTAAAATAGTAGTAATATTTGGGTCTAACTGCTTATCTGTAAGTTATTTTTACAAGGATTACCTATTAGATTTTCTTTTCAACTGGGGCAAGGAAAAGGTAAAATAAGAAAGCAATCCATGATATAAACAATACAGCCAGAATCCATAGTGTTTTTTCTGTTCCTGATGTTTTATCCGATTTGGCAATAATTAAAATAGGTATTAAATATACTAGTACGGCACCGGCTATAAACAGTAATATCACTACAATTGAAAATTCCATAATTTGATATTTTAGTAGTTGCTAAATTGATATTTACTTAATGTAATGAATTTTTGATGGTTTGTGGCATGCTTTTACCAATAGGAGAAGAATTCAAGTTTATTAATAATAAAAGCATTTTAATTAACTTATCTTTCTATTAAGAATCATGTTTTGATTTTCTTAACTTTAGTATATGGCAGAGAAAACCTTGCGATCGGTATCGGAATTCAATGATAGCCTTAAACTAAAAGGCTTTAAAGTTTTTCAAATTGAAAAAGATTCTAATTCTACTAAAATATATAGCAGGAAGGATTTCTACAAAATCTGTCTTACTACCGGGAATAGTATGATTCATTATGCTGATAAGAGTTATGAGCAGGAGGGGACCATTCTTTTCTTTGGCAATCCCCATATACCTTATTCCTGGGAAACAATATCGACTACTTATGCCGGATATACCTGTTTGTTCTCAGAGGATTTTTTGCAAGTTTCAGAACGTTCGGAAAGTATATTTAATTCTCCATTATTAAAGCTGGATGGAACACCGATCTTAAAGATCACCGAAGTTCAAAGAGAGTTTTTAAATGGGATATTTAAAAAAATGCTTGAAGAACAGGATAGTGATTATGAATTTAAAGATGATGTGATCCGGAATTATATCCATCTTATTATCCATGAAGCGATGAAAATGGAACCATCGGAGCAATATGAGGAAAAAAAAGATGCTTCCTCTCGTTTAACGGCTGTATTTCTTGAACTGCTTGAAAGGCAGTTTCCCATCGAAACTCCTGATACTCCACTTAATCTTAAATCTGCCCAGGATTATGCCAATGAGTTGGCTGTTCATGCAAATTATTTAAACAGGGCAGTTAAAAAGACAACCGGAAAAACAACTTCACAACATATAGCTGAACGGATCAGCAGTGAGGCAAAAGCGCTTTTACAGCATACCGACTGGAATATAAGCGAAATAGCATATTCTTTGGGATTTGAATACCCTACTTATTTCAATAATTTTTTCAAAAAGATTACTGGAAGTACCCCTAAAGAACTTCGAACAACTAATGTTTGAATATCTTAATTTCTAGTTTGAAAATCTTTAACGTCCAGGGTATTATTTGAAATACCTTTGTAATACAAGATAGAAATAGACCTGTGGAATACTTAAAAAATTATAAAGGAGATAATTATAAAATCTTTGAAAGATTACGGGCCGGTACGCCTATACCCATGAATGATCCTGATTATGGACATATAAGAAAGCAGGTTATAAAAACAAAAAGTCTTTTGAACAGACTTAATATAGCCGAAAGCGTTACAGATTCAAGATCTATATTGAGTGAAATTATTGGAGAAGAGGTAGATGAAACTATAACCATATTTACTCCATTTTATACCAATTTTGGCAAACATATTTCACTGGGTAAAAATGTTTTTATCAATCATGCCTGTAGTTTCCTTGATCTGGGTTGTATAACTATAGAAGATGGAGTGATGATTGGCCCGAGAGTAAATATTATTTCGGAGGATCATCCGGTAGAACCTGAAAACCGAAATACTTTGGTTCCAAAGGCTGTGATAATCAAAAAGAATGCCTGGATTGGAGCTGCTGCAACAATTCTTCCTGGAGTTATAGTAGGTGAGAATTCAGTTATCGCTGCCGGATCAGTAGTTAAGAAAGATGTTCCAACTAATACAGTTGTCGGTGGTATTCCTGCTAAGATTCTTAAAAAATTAACCAATAAAAAATAGAATTATGAAGAAGTTGATAATCGTATTTACATTCTTGTTATTCTTCATTGTCGGATGTGGAAAGCAAAATTCCGAAACAACAAATGAAGCAGAGGAAGAAAATATGGATCATTCCGAACCCATTTTTCCGAAGGGTGAAAAAGGATCTTCAGAATACTTTACAGGTAATGCCTATAATTATGGCCTTGTTTCAATTGATTCTGTTTATACCACACTAGTAGGAAATGTGTATTTTGAACCCGGAGCAAGAAGTAATTGGCATACTCATCCAGGAGGACAGATTTTAATAATTACTGATGGAGAAGGATATCACCAGATCGAAGGTGAGCCTATCCAGGTAATGAAAAGGGGAGACGTTGTTAAATGTCCACCAAATACAAAGCATTGGCATGGAGCCAGTCCGGAAAGCAGTCTACAGCAAATGTATATTGTTCCTAATACTGAAAAGGGAATTGTCAATTGGATGGAGCCTGTAACAGATGAGGTTTATACCAATGTCAATTAAAAACCTACTAAAATGAAAACAGATAATAATTTAAATAAGTCGCGAAGAAATTTTCTTCAAAAGTCCGCATTAACCGGAGCTGTGATGTTATCAAATCCCTATGAGATTTTTTCTGGTGAAAGGTTGTCAATGGGTTCACTATTAAATCTTCAAGCAGGTCAGAATGTGAAAACCAGGGGATATGCAGCTAAAGATGAATCAGGAAAACTCAGCCCTTGGGAGTTTGAACGTCGTCCGGTTGGAGATGATGATGTTTTAATTGATGTAAAATATGCAAGTATTTGTCATTCAGATATTCACCAATTGAAAGGTCATTGGGGTGAACAGCAATACCCACAAGTCCCGGGTCATGAAATCGTTGGAGTGGTGGCAGCCGTGGGTAAAAATGTTACTAAATTTAAAGTAGGAGACCGGGCTGGTGTTGGATGTATGGTCGATAGTTGCATGGAATGTGATCATTGTAAGCACGGTGAAGAACATTACTGTGAAAATGGAGAAACCCTCTTTACCTATGGTTATCCGGATAAAAATTCACCAACTGGCATTTCACAAGGTGGTTATTCGGATAAAATAGTGGTAAGAGATCATTTTGCAGTTCATATTCCAGAAAATATTAGCTTCCAGGAAGCGGCGCCTTTATTATGTGCCGGGATTACTACCTATTCTCCTTTAATTAGAGCTGATTTTAACATAGGTGATAAAGTAGGTGTAGCCGGAATTGGTGGACTTGGTCATATGGCTATAAAGCTTGCCGTAGCAAAAGGAGCTGAAGTTTATGCTTTTACTACCTCTCCTGATAAAGTTGATGATATAAAAGCATTTGGTGCTAAAGAAGTTATTGTAGTCGATTCTCTTGAAAAATTACAACCTTACAGAGGTAAAATGGATTATATGATTTCGACTATTCCATATGCTTATGAAATGTCTTCTTATGCAGATTGTGTTAAACCTTATGGCTTCTTTACCCAGGTAGGAGTTCCAGTTGGGGGTGAATATACCATCAATAATTTTAATATGATGTTTAACAGAGTCAATTATAATACATCGCTTATTGGAGGGATACCCGAAACACAAGAGGTAATATATTTCTGTGCTGATAACGGAATAAAACCACAGATAGAAATCATAAAGGCGGAACAGGTAAATCATGCCTGGGAAAAAGTAGTTAGCAAAGACGCCAGATACAGATTTGTAATTGATGCGTCAACATTTTAAAAATTAAAACTCAATTATTATGATATTAAACGAAAATTTTAAACT encodes the following:
- a CDS encoding caspase family protein — encoded protein: MGKLKQNETYCFLVGVEKYNESCFPNLPAAASNVFDLRKILIKHGFSPDKIDIEINPYNKDDLRIKLTKILESKNTKNLLFYFSGHGACDSYENFALVLSNTLYTDDEFKHTGLLVPFLNDLFGRRLKDLNLIFILDCCFSDRVVEDLTMHNQYVIVSSASDSKSIYPVGEENSIFTREFLNVLENGIPGGEKYLTLDDIYDFIDQKLNSQQPRRQRRGEIGNKEFIRNIAFNANKKSKQTIADEDNLNFIFEELIKVNPNYTGFRSFSERKIKILESFPFFISYHLKNLLPKSDIIKGHYLKHFYLIIKELLCFSFLSQYLQVKNIKSTGLINQILDSQNRDYVKIIDIITNYLNRVPNELVFNESNRWSDSLRKLFIKMDSLLEENDLEEQKFYDLLINLIGYLSFLTEYSYISVRLIDVIYRKYESQPYYYHEGSLLHGERLEPYRESIKNIRLIWEKPRNSNSILLFKNKEFGTDKYINLWPFFVDCQAFAVRDGAISNPDPRIFVKKENGSYWYKSLNFATDSNLKAFKELDSFSSFNNREKLFEMFEKNLL
- a CDS encoding tetratricopeptide repeat protein, producing the protein MRDKKLYLALELLKKYQIINSNGDGFELTHDILAEKIVSRISEEEHKIILAENKIRRRFKEYLKSKESRRFLIESGDLSLIPENLGILDLTDEEIKFTIKSRKRHIRKKRTLYTFVVMTIVLLVGLIADKFYTIEIKELNESLRIKNEILEATNKDLKTTKVKLNSTNYKLNETIETLSKEKQKNDNLLKEANILNNRLRLKQKAVEDFIKGEYFSSSYYSNSLFNLFYMDLLPNEPYNSKKEKQENLKTTGKTNGNRLIKNDNVMIFLLDTTANFTKAMELYKSSINTSPNFGLSYAGLFDLLFNKQDFAQILRYYDKALKNDEKNLYLYKEIIDKIGGTSDEEQEFTYELLNLIDSNLRDFSKIDESSVTTLYVDFMLLLNENWSEFSIHRIRSKLDNFLDYYDESSGKYISIIAYLNLLYLSEFKDRYYKDIFDNVVNRISNPRELSQLYIIAGDIVYDSSLYYYKKALLVDSNSYLPFYKIGLFFYNNESYREAIKYLKKAIDKGVYEPYYYLSECYREIDNHKEVIMVLNSAYNSKLISKSELLFELNFNYLYYINLQNLSAALLYLNKYLEIYPTDLNYHMFRGLIYESLGNTELALKDYKYYLKNINCNSTININEDSLNIRYSDNIFTKIEECILKSDLSEYDQGNRLNEIAWYLALFDLNLDAALDFSITSLNIDSTNSDFWDTSAEIYFKRKNFLKAQYSNNMARKNLTDEYDYLKDNIDERSKILDETFLLIENYNLEK
- a CDS encoding effector-associated constant component EACC1, with the translated sequence MGDVIVNLRLSSNDDQFAKVQTTLLKKHLVHNQNIEKVDQEFEELKEYESGGSWLEILNVSVINSGVIIALIRMIHAWLANKKEAIKNSNKELSIIITVPNGKKIEIHSNNMEDLNKLTEEIQRILNDSKDGKVETK
- a CDS encoding MlaD family protein; translation: MKKYLISLNIIFILLLLISCFKSDRIIYLKTEKVNGLTTESRVLVKDFQIGKVDDIGINNQGEIIIKLDLDEVPKLAADSKFKVENTYLFGTKVIAVTLGKGNEYINSGDTINLIKKEKENSYQLDSLLDKSKDYIKNLFEE
- a CDS encoding nSTAND1 domain-containing NTPase, translated to MKWPLKYLEPYQKHDQSIFFGRNEEIEKLFKLISVHRIAILYGKSGTGKTSLVKCGLAGKYSELDFLDIYIRRENDINISLKKNIREKGSDLIRRGTSIVESLDILYHSTYQTLFLIFDQFEEIFISGTDNEISQFKNDLQKIITQCSYVKIILILREEYLGRLNFFEDDIPDIGNGGLRMRLEKMGKQKIENVIREIISETIFKSQISRENIDTIFDELSDNHGEVDLPYLQIYLKKLFDEVERKNLETIDINKIVTSTNLEDILDQFLEEQLLKAGREFGDEHYLWELLKRNFITEEGTKCVYYPNNTSKL